A DNA window from Bos mutus isolate GX-2022 chromosome 11, NWIPB_WYAK_1.1, whole genome shotgun sequence contains the following coding sequences:
- the ANGPTL2 gene encoding LOW QUALITY PROTEIN: angiopoietin-related protein 2 (The sequence of the model RefSeq protein was modified relative to this genomic sequence to represent the inferred CDS: inserted 2 bases in 2 codons), translating to MRPLCVTCWWLGLLAALGAVXSQKDGLEGTEEGSPGEFVYLNRYKRAGESPDKCTYTFIVPQQRVTGAICVNSKEPEVLLENRVHKQELELLNNELLKQKRQIETLQQLVEVDGGIVSEVKLLRKESRNMNSRVTQLYMQLLHEIIRKRDNALELSQLENRILNQTADMLQLASKYKDLEHKYQHLATLAHNQSEIIAQLEEHCQRVPAXRPVPQPPPATPPRVYQPPPYNRIINQISTNEIQSDQNLKVLPPPLPTMPTLTSLPSSTDKPSGPWRDCLQALEDGHDTSSIYLVKPENTNRLMQVWCDQRHDPGGWTVIQRRLDGSVNFFRNWETYKQGFGNIDGEYWLGLENIYWLTNQGNYKLLVTMEDWSGRKVFAEYASFRLEPESEYYKLRLGRYHGNAGDSFTWHNGKQFTTLDRDHDVYTGNCAHYQKGGWWYNACAHSNLNGVWYRGGHYRSRYQDGVYWAEFRGGSYSLKKVVMMIRPNPNTFH from the exons ATGAGGCCGCTGTGTGTGACGTGCTGGTGGCTGGGACTGCTGGCTGCCCTGGGAGCAG GGAGCCAGAAGGATGGCTTGGAGGGCACCGAGGAGGGTTCACCTGGCGAGTTCGTCTACCTGAACAGGTACAAGCGAGCCGGCGAGTCCCCAGACAAGTGTACCTACACCTTCATCGTGCCCCAGCAGCGGGTCACGGGCGCCATCTGCGTCAACTCCAAGGAGCCCGAGGTGCTCCTGGAGAACAGGGTGCACAAGCAGGAGCTGGAGCTGCTCAACAACGAGCTGCTCAAGCAGAAGCGGCAGATTGAGACGCTGCAGCAGCTGGTGGAGGTGGACGGCGGCATCGTGAGCGAGGTGAAGCTGCTACGCAAGGAGAGCCGCAACATGAACTCACGGGTCACCCAGCTCTACATGCAGCTCCTGCACGAGATCATCCGCAAGCGGGACAACGCGCTCGAGCTCTCACAGCTGGAGAACCGCATCCTCAACCAGACGGCTGACATGCTGCAGCTGGCCAGCAAGTACAAGGACCTGGAGCACAAGTACCAGCATCTGGCCACGCTGGCCCACAACCAGTCTGAGATCATTGCCCAGCTGGAGGAGCACTGCCAGCGGGTGCCTG GCCGGCCTGTGCCCCAgccgccccccgccaccccaccccgcGTCTACCAGCCACCCCCCTACAACCGCATCATCAACCAGATCTCCACCAACGAGATCCAGAGTGACCAGAACCTGAAAGTGCTGCCGCCCCCTCTGCCCACCATGCCCACCCTCACCAGCCTCCCGTCCTCCACAGACAAGCCATCGG GCCCATGGAGAGACTGCCTGCAGGCCCTGGAAGACGGCCATGACACCAGCTCCATCTACCTGGTGAAGCCAGAGAACACCAACCGCCTCATGCAGGTGTGGTGCGATCAGAGACATGACCCCGGGGGCTGGACGGTCATCCAGAGGCGCCTGGACGGCTCAGTCAACTTCTTCCGGAACTGGGAGACGTATAAG CAAGGGTTTGGGAACATTGACGGCGAGTACTGGCTGGGTCTGGAGAACATTTACTGGCTGACGAACCAAGGCAACTACAAGCTGCTGGTGACCATGGAGGACTGGTCTGGCCGCAAGGTCTTCGCAGAGTATGCCAGCTTCCGCCTGGAGCCTGAGAGCGAGTATTACAAGCTGCGGCTGGGGCGCTACCATGGCAACGCTGGCGACTCCTTCACCTGGCACAACGGCAAGCAGTTCACCACCCTGGACAGAGACCACGATGTCTACACAG GCAACTGTGCCCACTACCAGAAGGGCGGCTGGTGGTATAACGCCTGCGCCCACTCCAACCTCAACGGGGTCTGGTACCGCGGGGGCCACTACCGGAGCCGCTACCAGGACGGGGTCTACTGGGCTGAGTTCCGTGGAGGCTCCTACTCGCTCAAGAAGGTGGTGATGATGATCCGGCCCAACCCCAACACCTTCCACTAG